One region of Gigantopelta aegis isolate Gae_Host chromosome 7, Gae_host_genome, whole genome shotgun sequence genomic DNA includes:
- the LOC121377661 gene encoding D(2) dopamine receptor-like gives MYNTSHATDTTDIMDAANSTPGGLPRGNLSVEDLLSYLDNQTLPTMIPAITYIAVLMLVGLAGNCLVLAVYVKKFRPSTTRVFVVSLAIFDLTTCAVSLPGEILDMRFTHTFDYSVLCKFLRFNNSFTVIASGFTLIAVAIDRYRKICRPLHKQISIRTARVMVTIATCVSLTLSLPTVVLNGRSSVATKYEGVVGTDCSFDDSFKNSIFPMVYVGVFFLVFFGSLVILVVMYAFIGRTVWQHRKFRFNPAGDSKHPSPLNSTSETDISSSDHDSGKRLSSARKYKLTGDETKQNAKLTWISKKKSSVPSIVINSPQNPGNNAQSPVSHNQFSASGTEPESELDRQQLINEKRRTLRFSTEIGKENDIKMKVFSKSGITFKEKGDKNDNKVKKRSKTTLMLFIITAVFIVSFLPHLVLMIVREMKDDFMTSLTDGGVMVYNIFLRSYFINSATNCFVYSFCNVKFRNALRRFICPCAPHQFP, from the coding sequence ATGTACAACACAAGCCACGCCACCGACACGACTGATATCATGGATGCGGCGAATTCTACCCCGGGAGGCCTGCCTCGCGGTAACCTGTCTGTCGAGGACCTGCTGTCGTATCTGGACAACCAGACTTTACCGACGATGATCCCCGCCATCACCTACATCGCCGTGCTGATGCTGGTCGGCCTGGCCGGGAACTGCCTCGTCCTCGCCGTCTACGTGAAGAAGTTCCGCCCCAGCACCACGCGCGTGTTCGTCGTGTCTCTCGCCATCTTCGACCTGACCACGTGCGCCGTGTCACTTCCGGGCGAGATCCTCGACATGCGCTTCACGCACACGTTTGACTACTCCGTGCTGTGTAAGTTCCTCCGTTTCAACAACTCGTTCACGGTGATCGCCTCGGGGTTCACGCTGATCGCGGTGGCGATCGACAGGTACAGGAAGATATGTCGGCCCCTCCACAAACAGATCTCGATCCGGACCGCGCGCGTCATGGTTACCATAGCAACGTGCGTTTCGCTGACTCTGTCTCTGCCGACAGTGGTGTTGAACGGACGGTCGTCGGTCGCGACGAAGTATGAGGGAGTTGTCGGGACCGACTGCAGCTTCGACGATTCGTTCAAGAACTCCATATTCCCCATGGTCTACGTCGGCGTCTTCTTCTTGGTGTTCTTTGGCTCTCTCGTCATCCTCGTTGTTATGTACGCGTTCATTGGTCGAACCGTCTGGCAGCACCGGAAGTTCAGGTTCAACCCAGCCGGCGACAGTAAGCATCCGTCCCCACTGAACTCGACTTCGGAAACCGACATATCTTCGTCGGATCACGATTCCGGAAAAAGGCTTTCCTCTGCTAGGAAGTACAAACTGACTGGGGATGAAACCAAACAGAACGCTAAACTAACGTGGATTTCTAAAAAGAAATCTTCTGTTCCCAGCATTGTTATCAACAGCCCACAGAATCCAGGCAATAATGCGCAGTCTCCAGTCAGTCATAACCAGTTTTCTGCTTCCGGAACCGAACCGGAAAGCGAGCTGGACCGGCAGCAGTTGATCAACGAGAAAAGACGGACTCTGCGGTTTTCGACTGAAATAGGGAAAGAGAACGACATAAAGATGAAAGTGTTTTCTAAGAGCGGGATCACGTTCAAGGAGAAGGGCGACAAGAACGACAACAAGGTTAAGAAGAGAAGTAAGACAACGCTGATGTTGTTCATCATCACGGCCGTCTTCATCGTCAGCTTCCTCCCACACCTCGTCCTGATGATCGTCCGCGAGATGAAAGACGACTTCATGACGTCACTCACGGACGGCGGCGTCATGGTGTACAATATATTCCTCCGCTCGTATTTTATTAACTCGGCGACGAACTGCTTCGTGTACAGTTTCTGTAACGTGAAGTTTAGAAACGCTCTGAGGCGATTTATATGTCCGTGCGCACCTCATCAGTTTccataa